A single Blastocatellia bacterium DNA region contains:
- a CDS encoding SagB/ThcOx family dehydrogenase — MKITTFAIILTTLIPGIVALVCSTRSESESSRSAAEVVTVKLPPPVHEGKMSLEQALLKRRSIREYANASLLLSELSQLLWAAQGITDRGGGLRTAPSAGALYPLEVYVVAGRVEGLPSGVYKYRPREHELTLVVSGDKRRELYEAALQQEWVRDGAVDIVFSAVYERTTWRYGERGIRYVHMEVGHAAQNVCLQATALNLGTVVVGAFQDDRVKKILHMPEKEQPLYILPVGRKRS, encoded by the coding sequence ATGAAGATCACGACGTTCGCCATCATCCTTACAACCTTGATCCCGGGAATCGTCGCGCTGGTGTGCTCCACGCGGAGCGAATCTGAATCGTCGAGATCAGCTGCGGAAGTGGTGACGGTCAAGCTTCCCCCGCCAGTGCATGAAGGCAAAATGTCGTTAGAGCAAGCCTTGTTGAAGCGAAGGTCCATTCGAGAGTACGCCAACGCCTCGCTTCTGCTCAGCGAGTTGTCGCAATTGCTCTGGGCGGCTCAAGGCATTACGGATCGGGGAGGAGGATTGAGGACCGCTCCTTCCGCTGGCGCTCTCTACCCACTCGAGGTTTATGTCGTCGCGGGGCGCGTTGAGGGGCTTCCGAGTGGGGTCTATAAGTACCGGCCGCGCGAGCACGAGCTGACGTTGGTCGTGAGCGGGGATAAACGCCGGGAGCTTTACGAGGCCGCTCTTCAACAGGAGTGGGTACGAGATGGCGCTGTGGATATTGTGTTCTCCGCTGTGTACGAGCGAACCACGTGGCGCTATGGTGAGAGAGGCATTCGGTACGTCCACATGGAGGTAGGGCACGCTGCACAAAATGTCTGTTTGCAAGCCACCGCGCTCAATCTCGGGACGGTCGTTGTCGGCGCTTTCCAGGATGATCGTGTGAAAAAGATCCTCCACATGCCGGAGAAGGAACAGCCGCTATATATCCTGCCCGTTGGGAGAAAGAGATCATGA
- a CDS encoding hydrogenase formation protein HypD, with product GRAEVENQYTRSVRREGNLAAQRLIREVFRVVPRKWRGIGEIPRSGLGLAEKYIEFDAEVRFGLADRTVEESSECMSGLVLQGVMKPHECPAFGTRCTPEHPLGATMVSSEGACAAYYQYGRFRSGSINP from the coding sequence AGGCCGCGCGGAGGTGGAAAACCAATACACTCGTTCCGTGCGGCGCGAGGGGAATCTTGCGGCGCAGCGGCTCATTCGTGAAGTTTTTCGCGTCGTGCCCCGAAAGTGGCGAGGCATCGGCGAAATTCCTCGAAGCGGTTTAGGGCTCGCGGAGAAGTATATTGAATTCGATGCTGAGGTGCGATTTGGCTTGGCCGATCGGACGGTCGAGGAATCGTCCGAATGCATGAGCGGGCTGGTGCTGCAAGGGGTGATGAAACCGCATGAGTGTCCAGCGTTCGGCACGCGCTGTACGCCGGAGCATCCGCTCGGGGCCACGATGGTCTCGTCCGAAGGGGCCTGCGCGGCCTATTATCAGTATGGACGATTTCGGAGCGGGAGCATTAACCCATGA